A portion of the Blautia hansenii DSM 20583 genome contains these proteins:
- a CDS encoding pyridoxal phosphate-dependent aminotransferase produces MIADKMKALVNNSSAIRAMFEEGKKLAKEYGAENVYDFSLGNPNVPAPPEVQAAMCEIVKEEDPVVLHGYMSNSGYEDVRQAVAESLNERFDTSFEKENIIMTVGAAGGLNVILKTLLNPQDEVVVIAPYFGEYNAYVSNYDGVVVVVSPDTRDFKPNLKELEEKLTKRTKAVIVNSPNNPTGVVYSEATIQKLADILRRKQQEFGTDIYLISDEPYRELVYDGVEVPYLTKYYENTIVGYSFSKSLSLPGERIGYLVIPKEAADAEEIQAAANVATRILGYVNAPSFMQKVVARCLEAKADVPYYNRNREALYHALTEMGFHCIKPEGAFYLFVKSPIEDEKKFCEAAKKYHILIVPGSSFSCPGYVRIAYCVSYETILNSLDSFRKLAEEFHTK; encoded by the coding sequence ATGATAGCAGATAAGATGAAGGCATTGGTGAACAACAGCTCGGCAATTCGTGCAATGTTTGAAGAAGGAAAAAAACTGGCGAAGGAATATGGTGCAGAAAACGTTTATGATTTTAGTCTGGGAAATCCCAATGTGCCTGCACCGCCTGAGGTTCAGGCTGCAATGTGCGAAATTGTAAAGGAAGAAGACCCTGTTGTGCTTCACGGCTATATGAGTAACAGCGGATATGAGGATGTAAGACAGGCAGTGGCAGAGTCTTTAAATGAAAGATTTGATACTTCTTTTGAGAAGGAAAACATCATCATGACAGTAGGAGCGGCAGGGGGATTAAATGTAATCTTAAAAACCTTGTTAAATCCACAGGATGAGGTTGTGGTTATTGCGCCTTATTTCGGAGAGTACAATGCCTATGTGTCTAATTATGACGGGGTTGTCGTAGTAGTAAGCCCTGACACAAGAGATTTTAAGCCGAACTTAAAAGAACTGGAAGAAAAGCTGACAAAGCGGACAAAAGCGGTGATTGTCAATTCTCCCAACAATCCTACGGGAGTGGTATATTCAGAAGCAACCATTCAAAAGCTGGCAGATATTTTAAGAAGAAAGCAGCAGGAGTTTGGAACAGATATTTATCTGATTTCCGATGAGCCTTATCGTGAGCTGGTTTATGACGGTGTGGAAGTTCCTTATCTGACAAAATATTATGAAAATACCATTGTAGGATATTCCTTCAGCAAATCCCTTTCACTGCCGGGTGAAAGAATTGGCTATCTTGTCATTCCAAAGGAAGCGGCAGATGCAGAAGAAATTCAGGCAGCAGCCAATGTGGCAACCAGAATTTTAGGCTATGTGAACGCACCTTCTTTCATGCAGAAGGTAGTTGCCAGATGCTTGGAGGCAAAGGCGGACGTGCCTTATTATAACCGAAATCGTGAAGCCTTGTATCATGCGCTTACAGAAATGGGATTTCATTGCATTAAGCCGGAAGGCGCATTTTATCTTTTTGTAAAATCTCCGATAGAAGACGAAAAGAAATTTTGCGAAGCTGCGAAGAAGTATCATATTCTGATTGTGCCGGGTTCTTCTTTTTCCTGTCCCGGATATGTAAGAATTGCCTACTGTGTCTCTTATGAGACGATTTTGAATTCCTTAGACAGCTTTAGAAAGTTAGCTGAGGAATTCCATACAAAATGA
- a CDS encoding DUF1700 domain-containing protein: MTKREFLEELKEVLSEQLPQNQVAEHVSYYMNYIEEQKQNESSEEEVLNMLGDPRLIARTILDTAPNSRENQNYFYEETTQDVQSEEKKKGLSGKAKKYVYIGIAIAVIFLIISLITTLLSFLLPILLPVILIFVVISIVRKR, from the coding sequence ATGACGAAAAGGGAGTTCTTGGAAGAATTAAAAGAAGTATTAAGCGAACAGCTTCCCCAAAATCAGGTGGCGGAGCATGTATCGTATTATATGAATTATATAGAAGAACAAAAACAAAACGAAAGCAGTGAAGAAGAGGTTTTGAATATGCTGGGAGACCCCCGTCTGATTGCCAGAACCATTCTGGATACTGCACCCAACAGCAGAGAAAATCAAAATTATTTTTATGAAGAGACCACACAAGATGTACAAAGTGAAGAAAAGAAGAAGGGATTATCCGGCAAAGCGAAGAAATATGTATATATTGGAATTGCTATTGCAGTTATCTTCTTAATTATTTCACTTATTACAACTTTATTATCCTTTTTACTGCCGATTTTATTGCCGGTAATCTTAATTTTCGTTGTGATTTCCATTGTGCGAAAGCGGTAG
- a CDS encoding rhodanese-like domain-containing protein: MLSIDTISAEELDAYVGRQDAVIIDLRDAEEYERSHVKTAVNIPYEEIQRCRRFPKDKLLVLYCSRGSSSLFAARELMKMGYTVKSVVGGIRCYRGSNLYFSNVHSKIKK, translated from the coding sequence ATGCTGAGTATTGATACGATTTCAGCAGAGGAATTAGATGCTTATGTAGGCAGACAGGATGCCGTTATTATAGATTTAAGAGACGCAGAGGAATATGAGAGAAGCCATGTAAAGACCGCAGTAAATATTCCATATGAGGAAATTCAAAGATGCAGAAGATTTCCGAAGGACAAATTGCTGGTATTGTATTGTAGCCGGGGAAGCAGCAGTCTCTTTGCTGCCAGAGAACTTATGAAAATGGGATATACAGTGAAATCGGTAGTAGGAGGAATACGATGTTATCGAGGTTCGAACTTGTATTTTTCTAATGTGCATAGTAAAATAAAAAAATAA
- the yfcE gene encoding phosphodiesterase, with protein MKYMFASDIHGSAYYCKKMLEAYEQEKAERLVLLGDILYHGPRNDLPKEYAPKEVIAMLNAKKNELYVVRGNCEAEVDQMVLEFPIMADYCIIMDGERTIYASHGHVYNENNLPPMKNGDIFIHGHTHVLRAEKKENYTILNPGSVSIPKEGNIPTYAILEDGVFSIRGFEGEIVKELELS; from the coding sequence ATGAAATATATGTTTGCTTCAGATATTCACGGCTCTGCATATTATTGTAAAAAAATGCTGGAGGCCTATGAGCAGGAAAAAGCAGAGCGTCTGGTTCTACTGGGTGATATTTTATATCACGGTCCTCGAAATGATTTACCAAAAGAGTACGCTCCGAAGGAAGTTATCGCAATGCTCAATGCAAAGAAAAATGAGCTTTATGTGGTAAGGGGAAATTGTGAGGCAGAAGTAGACCAGATGGTTCTGGAATTTCCGATTATGGCAGATTACTGCATTATTATGGACGGGGAAAGAACTATTTATGCAAGCCATGGGCATGTATATAATGAAAATAATCTTCCGCCAATGAAAAATGGAGATATTTTCATTCATGGACATACCCATGTGCTGCGTGCAGAAAAGAAAGAAAATTATACAATTTTAAATCCAGGCTCTGTTTCAATTCCGAAGGAGGGCAATATTCCAACTTATGCTATTTTGGAAGATGGCGTATTCAGTATTCGTGGATTTGAAGGGGAAATCGTTAAGGAGTTAGAGCTTTCATGA
- a CDS encoding THUMP domain-containing class I SAM-dependent RNA methyltransferase translates to MKIFELIAPCHFGLEAVLKREIQDLGYEISEVEDGKVTFYGDAEAIVRANIFLRTTERILLKVAKIKATTFEELFDKTKALPWEDFIPVNGKFWVAKANSVKSKLFSPSDIQSIMKKAMVERLKSVYHVEWFEEDGASYPVRVSFMKDMATIGIDTTGLSLHKRGYRQLTSKAPITETLAAALLMLTPWNKDRILVDPFCGSGTFPIEAAMIAANIAPGMNRSFLSEDWKNIISRKHWYNAHDEARDLMRLDVETDIQGYDLDGEIVKAARENARCAGVEKLIHFQQRDVKDLNHPKKYGFIVTNPPYGERIEEKANLPQLYTTIGESFQRLDSWSMYLITAYQDAERYIGRNADKNRKIYNGMMKTYFYQFLGPKPPRKKKSLE, encoded by the coding sequence ATGAAAATATTTGAATTAATAGCACCCTGTCATTTTGGACTGGAAGCTGTATTAAAAAGAGAAATACAGGATTTAGGGTATGAAATCAGCGAAGTAGAAGACGGAAAAGTTACTTTCTACGGAGATGCAGAGGCCATTGTAAGAGCTAATATTTTTCTGCGTACAACCGAGAGAATTCTTTTAAAGGTAGCAAAAATAAAAGCTACAACTTTTGAAGAATTATTTGATAAAACAAAGGCTTTGCCGTGGGAAGATTTTATTCCTGTAAATGGTAAATTCTGGGTTGCAAAAGCGAACTCTGTAAAGAGTAAATTGTTTAGTCCTTCAGATATACAGTCCATTATGAAAAAAGCAATGGTAGAACGATTGAAATCCGTTTATCATGTAGAGTGGTTTGAAGAAGATGGTGCCAGTTATCCGGTAAGGGTTTCTTTTATGAAAGACATGGCTACCATTGGTATTGATACAACAGGTTTGTCTTTACACAAACGAGGCTATCGCCAGCTTACCAGCAAAGCGCCTATTACAGAAACGCTGGCGGCGGCACTTTTGATGCTTACGCCATGGAACAAAGATAGGATTTTGGTAGATCCTTTTTGCGGAAGTGGGACATTTCCTATCGAGGCTGCCATGATAGCTGCCAATATTGCACCGGGGATGAACAGAAGCTTTTTATCTGAGGATTGGAAAAATATAATTTCCAGAAAACATTGGTATAATGCTCATGATGAAGCAAGAGATTTAATGCGTCTTGATGTGGAAACTGATATTCAAGGATATGATTTAGATGGTGAAATTGTAAAAGCTGCAAGAGAAAATGCTCGATGCGCAGGTGTCGAGAAACTTATTCATTTTCAGCAAAGGGATGTAAAGGATTTAAATCATCCAAAAAAATATGGTTTTATTGTTACAAATCCTCCTTATGGGGAACGTATTGAGGAGAAAGCAAACCTGCCTCAGCTGTATACTACCATAGGTGAAAGTTTTCAGAGACTGGATTCATGGTCTATGTATCTTATTACTGCTTATCAGGATGCGGAACGTTATATTGGAAGAAACGCAGATAAAAATCGTAAAATTTATAATGGTATGATGAAAACGTATTTTTACCAGTTTTTAGGGCCAAAACCACCTAGAAAGAAAAAATCTCTTGAGTAA
- a CDS encoding XTP/dITP diphosphatase yields the protein MRRLIFATGNEHKMVEIREILGELPVEILSMKDVGIKADIVENGNTFEENALIKAKEVCKLAGEMVLADDSGLEIDYLNGEPGIYSARYMGEDTSYHIKNQNLIDRLEGVPDEKRTARFVCAIAAAFPDGRSFVVRGTIEGIIGYEERGTNGFGYDPIFYLPERGVSTAEIPPEEKNSISHRGNALRKMKELLEREELL from the coding sequence ATGAGAAGATTGATTTTTGCTACCGGAAATGAACATAAAATGGTTGAAATCAGAGAAATTTTGGGAGAACTGCCTGTGGAAATCCTTTCTATGAAGGACGTAGGAATTAAAGCTGATATTGTGGAAAATGGGAATACTTTTGAAGAAAATGCTTTAATAAAAGCAAAAGAAGTATGTAAATTGGCAGGAGAAATGGTTCTTGCAGATGACTCTGGTTTGGAAATTGATTATTTGAACGGTGAACCGGGCATCTATTCTGCAAGATATATGGGAGAAGATACTTCTTATCATATTAAAAACCAAAATCTCATCGACCGTCTGGAAGGAGTTCCGGATGAAAAGAGAACTGCACGCTTCGTATGTGCCATTGCAGCGGCGTTTCCAGATGGAAGAAGCTTTGTTGTTCGTGGAACGATAGAAGGGATTATCGGATATGAAGAACGTGGTACCAATGGATTTGGATATGATCCGATTTTTTATCTTCCTGAGAGAGGAGTAAGCACAGCAGAGATTCCTCCTGAGGAGAAGAATAGTATCAGCCACAGAGGAAATGCATTGCGTAAGATGAAAGAACTTCTTGAACGTGAGGAATTGCTATGA
- a CDS encoding metallophosphoesterase family protein — MRVLIVSDTHGHEENLERILTEKGPFQHLIHLGDVEGQEDYIEVIAGCPVHIVAGNNDFFSDLPREEDFWIKNYHIFITHGHYYGVSVGTDRLCEEAAFRNAKVAMYGHTHRPEIEEKNGITILNPGSLSYPRQIGRKPSYIIMEIDGAGKAKYTIYYL; from the coding sequence ATGAGAGTATTGATTGTCAGTGATACTCATGGTCATGAGGAAAATCTGGAGCGTATTCTAACGGAAAAAGGACCTTTTCAGCATTTAATTCACTTAGGTGATGTAGAAGGGCAAGAAGACTATATTGAGGTTATTGCAGGCTGCCCTGTGCATATTGTAGCGGGAAATAATGATTTTTTTTCAGATTTGCCAAGAGAGGAAGACTTTTGGATAAAAAATTATCATATTTTTATTACCCATGGACATTATTATGGGGTTTCTGTGGGAACAGACAGGCTTTGTGAGGAAGCAGCATTTCGAAATGCCAAAGTGGCAATGTATGGACATACTCATCGACCAGAGATTGAGGAGAAGAATGGAATTACGATTTTAAATCCAGGAAGTCTTTCCTATCCAAGGCAAATAGGAAGAAAGCCCAGTTATATTATTATGGAAATAGATGGAGCAGGAAAGGCGAAATATACGATTTATTATTTGTAA
- a CDS encoding SWIM zinc finger family protein → MKPWKDLFRTHILERGLNYYEEGYVTSLEQTSTGYTAVVEGTEDYDVEIEIRDDRVYDMTCTCPYAEEGNYCKHVAAVLYEIEEGEPDTKIPGNYLQKVQEQNKELQEIIAGIPIDELQEIVFSQATSDEFLYNRIMTKYAPITPCHMIRLKQQVNDIGYHYSDRGGFVDYYHATDYTDALNTLLDENVPLLLEKNYRMEAFELVNCIFYEIGNRDIDDSDGGTSFVADNCYEYWQTILQECNDKEKENMFQWFQDHQENYVIDYLEDYISDFLLNEFHDEELLQKKLHMLDEKIVKFQKENYSGDSYSAYYGMVNNIITRICLMEELSYSKQEIKEYRQKYRNFSEIRKMEIQEYLSDKKYEEAIAVLKESKKLDADKAGLVAEYSQQLIQIYEKRNMQNEYVQELQYQVFECMQRDLEYIVKLKKLCSETEWEEQREKFLQGKTSYWIRYEFLVEEELFERLLQEIQKNQSVHVLDQYEKVLKKYLPNEIRDMYVQYVKKESTRTSDRKSYKYLISYLKKITKYPDGKKIARDIAECWKQDYKRRPAMMDELRKAGF, encoded by the coding sequence ATGAAACCATGGAAAGATTTGTTTCGTACACATATATTGGAACGTGGACTGAATTATTATGAGGAAGGTTATGTTACTTCATTGGAACAGACTTCGACAGGATATACAGCAGTAGTAGAAGGAACAGAGGATTATGATGTAGAAATAGAGATTCGGGATGATCGGGTTTATGATATGACATGTACATGTCCGTATGCAGAAGAAGGAAATTATTGCAAACATGTGGCGGCGGTTTTGTATGAGATAGAAGAAGGAGAACCAGATACAAAAATACCGGGAAATTATCTTCAAAAGGTTCAGGAACAAAATAAAGAATTGCAAGAGATTATTGCCGGAATTCCAATAGATGAATTACAGGAAATCGTATTTTCTCAGGCAACTTCGGATGAGTTTCTATATAATAGGATTATGACAAAGTATGCGCCGATAACACCGTGTCATATGATCAGATTGAAACAACAGGTAAATGATATCGGCTATCATTATTCTGACAGAGGCGGGTTTGTAGATTATTATCATGCAACAGATTATACAGATGCATTGAATACGCTTTTAGATGAAAATGTTCCGCTGTTATTGGAGAAAAATTATAGAATGGAAGCATTTGAATTAGTAAATTGTATCTTTTATGAGATTGGGAATCGAGATATAGATGATTCAGATGGAGGCACATCATTTGTAGCAGATAATTGTTACGAGTATTGGCAAACAATACTGCAAGAATGTAATGATAAAGAAAAAGAAAATATGTTTCAATGGTTTCAAGATCATCAGGAAAATTATGTAATTGATTATTTGGAAGATTATATTAGTGATTTTTTGCTGAATGAATTTCATGATGAAGAACTACTTCAGAAGAAACTTCATATGTTGGATGAAAAAATCGTTAAGTTTCAAAAAGAAAACTATAGTGGCGATTCGTATTCCGCATATTACGGTATGGTCAATAACATAATTACAAGGATATGTTTGATGGAAGAATTGAGTTATTCTAAGCAGGAAATAAAAGAATATCGGCAGAAATATAGGAATTTTTCTGAAATTCGGAAGATGGAAATACAGGAATATTTATCTGATAAAAAGTATGAAGAAGCCATTGCAGTATTGAAGGAAAGTAAAAAATTGGATGCGGACAAAGCCGGATTGGTAGCAGAATATAGTCAGCAATTAATTCAAATTTACGAAAAAAGAAATATGCAGAACGAATACGTGCAGGAACTGCAATATCAGGTGTTTGAATGTATGCAGCGTGATTTGGAATACATTGTCAAATTGAAAAAGCTGTGTAGTGAAACGGAATGGGAGGAGCAAAGAGAAAAATTTTTACAGGGGAAAACTTCTTATTGGATACGATATGAATTTTTAGTGGAAGAAGAATTATTTGAAAGATTGCTTCAGGAAATTCAAAAGAACCAGTCTGTTCATGTATTAGATCAATATGAAAAAGTATTGAAAAAGTATTTACCGAATGAAATCAGGGATATGTATGTGCAATATGTGAAAAAGGAATCAACTCGAACATCAGATAGAAAGTCATATAAGTATTTAATATCCTACCTAAAAAAGATTACAAAATATCCCGATGGCAAAAAGATAGCACGTGATATTGCAGAGTGTTGGAAGCAAGATTACAAAAGAAGACCGGCTATGATGGATGAGCTTCGAAAAGCCGGATTTTGA
- a CDS encoding DUF3791 domain-containing protein, with translation MSEKKKKIGFTVACINEFAQHYNLSIQEAFRYLFQFKGIAFIKENYEVEHTLDFGTIVEDLGILCRKNGGAL, from the coding sequence ATGAGCGAAAAGAAAAAGAAAATAGGTTTTACTGTTGCATGTATAAATGAATTTGCACAACATTATAATCTCAGCATACAAGAAGCATTCCGTTACCTTTTTCAATTTAAAGGGATTGCGTTTATAAAAGAAAACTATGAAGTTGAACATACTTTAGATTTTGGAACAATAGTAGAAGACTTAGGAATATTGTGCCGAAAAAACGGAGGCGCGTTATGA
- a CDS encoding DUF3990 domain-containing protein, which yields MRLYHGSNIVIDSINLAMCRPYKDFGKGFYLTDIKEQAENMAVRVSKIYGGSPVVNTFEIQDDFRKIEDIKVKDFGLETTEEWAKFVMNNRNRTFTNVKGILCNKDNKYDIVIGPVADDNMALLFRQYENEIIDFETLLKGMIYKKTSSQYSFHTEKSIKLLRKVGN from the coding sequence ATGAGATTATATCACGGAAGTAATATTGTAATTGATAGTATAAATTTGGCAATGTGCAGACCATATAAGGATTTTGGAAAAGGGTTCTATTTGACAGACATAAAAGAACAGGCAGAAAATATGGCCGTAAGGGTGTCAAAGATTTATGGTGGTTCTCCCGTTGTCAATACTTTTGAAATACAAGATGATTTCAGAAAAATAGAGGATATCAAGGTTAAGGATTTCGGTTTGGAAACAACGGAAGAATGGGCAAAATTTGTCATGAATAATAGAAATCGAACATTTACAAATGTGAAAGGTATTTTGTGTAATAAGGATAACAAATATGACATTGTTATAGGACCTGTTGCGGATGATAATATGGCATTATTATTTCGTCAGTATGAAAATGAAATTATTGATTTTGAAACCTTGTTGAAAGGAATGATATATAAGAAGACATCGTCGCAGTATTCTTTTCATACAGAAAAAAGTATAAAACTTTTGCGAAAGGTAGGGAATTAA
- a CDS encoding TOTE conflict system archaeo-eukaryotic primase domain-containing protein, which translates to MNIEAYDAEALRSIVRLLEYENRILKDKLKKENIPYDEINPFEETIENAEEYDLDQGARIVHPTFITEKMAIRFFSMFWGREDVYARRGKNGGYFPQCDNRWDVKLCPKQRGEKIFCDECENKKWTKLDVKKIVGHLLGYKEDGSDVIGIYPLLSDGTCRFIVFDFDNHEKGAEATDFANVDSEWQSDCTAIAGTGA; encoded by the coding sequence ATGAATATAGAAGCTTATGATGCGGAAGCTTTGAGGAGCATTGTTCGATTACTTGAATATGAAAATAGGATTTTAAAAGACAAATTGAAAAAAGAAAATATTCCATATGATGAGATCAATCCTTTTGAAGAGACGATAGAAAATGCAGAAGAGTATGATCTCGACCAAGGAGCGCGTATTGTACATCCTACGTTTATTACAGAGAAGATGGCGATACGCTTCTTTTCTATGTTTTGGGGAAGAGAGGATGTTTATGCCAGGCGCGGTAAGAATGGCGGCTATTTTCCACAATGTGATAATAGATGGGATGTTAAACTTTGTCCGAAACAGCGTGGAGAAAAGATATTCTGCGATGAGTGTGAAAATAAAAAATGGACAAAACTGGACGTGAAGAAAATCGTTGGACATCTGCTGGGATATAAAGAAGATGGTTCGGACGTAATCGGTATATATCCGTTGTTGTCGGATGGGACATGCAGATTTATCGTGTTTGATTTTGATAATCATGAAAAAGGTGCAGAAGCAACAGATTTTGCCAACGTGGATAGTGAATGGCAATCTGATTGCACTGCCATTGCAGGGACAGGCGCTTAA
- a CDS encoding restriction endonuclease subunit S: MKYIEEEIPFELPKGWAWTRFSAITINRDSERKPISSSQRTDVAKIYDYYGVSGKIDKIDKYIFDERLLLIGEDGANLVTRSKPIAFFAEGQYWVNNHAHCIDATDKFILEYLCFYINAISLEKYVTGSAQPKMTQDNMNSILIPLPPYSEQKRMSQRLNEVMYTVDNIEIGKAAIRELASKAKSKILDLAIRGQLVPQNPDDEPASVLLERIRASFPLLSANSACHFAIYFSISSILSFSVLLNKISH; the protein is encoded by the coding sequence GTGAAATATATTGAGGAGGAGATACCATTTGAGCTGCCGAAGGGGTGGGCGTGGACAAGATTTTCTGCCATAACAATTAATCGTGATAGCGAGCGAAAACCCATATCGTCATCTCAACGAACGGATGTTGCTAAAATCTATGATTATTATGGAGTTTCAGGCAAGATTGATAAAATTGATAAATACATTTTTGATGAACGACTTTTGCTTATAGGTGAAGATGGAGCGAATCTTGTGACACGTAGCAAACCGATTGCCTTTTTTGCCGAAGGACAATATTGGGTAAACAATCATGCTCATTGCATCGATGCTACTGACAAATTTATTTTGGAATATCTTTGTTTTTATATCAATGCAATTAGTTTGGAAAAATATGTAACTGGCTCTGCTCAACCTAAAATGACGCAGGATAATATGAATTCTATTCTTATTCCGTTACCGCCATATAGTGAGCAAAAACGTATGAGTCAACGCCTTAATGAAGTGATGTATACGGTTGATAATATTGAAATCGGGAAAGCAGCTATTAGGGAACTTGCTTCGAAGGCAAAATCCAAAATCCTTGACCTTGCCATTCGAGGACAGCTTGTGCCACAAAATCCAGATGATGAACCTGCTTCTGTTCTGTTGGAGCGTATCAGAGCAAGCTTTCCTTTGCTTTCCGCTAATTCTGCCTGCCACTTTGCCATATATTTTTCAATATCCTCTATACTGAGTTTTTCTGTCCTATTAAACAAAATATCCCATTGA